A region of the Arachis hypogaea cultivar Tifrunner chromosome 15, arahy.Tifrunner.gnm2.J5K5, whole genome shotgun sequence genome:
TGCCTCTTGCAACACCTTAATCGACACCGACGCATCAGCTCTAACCAATGGAAAGATTCTCGCACAGatgacatgataatcaagctgcTTGTGGTCGCTCGATATCGATGTGGCCATACACGTGTGTGGTCCGTTGTACCTCCTAACTTCCCATGTGGTCTTCCTTTTCCGCATGACTATCCGAATCAACCACGTGCACCCGTTACCAAACTCCTTGCATCTCCCTTGGTATTTCAGATTGTCTGACTCCATAACCTTGTACTCAACTCTACGCCGAATGCTGTAATCTTTTACGCTCAGCACGGCTTTCTCCTTACTCTGGAACGATTGGCCAATCTGAAATTCAGTCAAAGGTGTCCCATCATGCATCCCCTGCCCATCGAATGTTGCCTCTACATTCTGGTGTTGGCCGATGGCTTCCAAGTTCAAAGACGACAGGTGGGGAGGGTACTCTTGTGTTCCAGAACCGGAACCTCCATGGGTTGTACGTGTACCTCTTGGAATATCATCATCACTGTCCCCACCAATATCGACCGGCTCCTCATCCGAATCATCGTCACACAGCGCATTCTCAACTCGATCCGGTCCGGCATCAAACTCAAAATCAGGCACAACAGGAGCCACACATGCATGAACAGCCCCAGCATGTTCGGGCTCAGGAATCGGAACTGCCGCTGCTACCACATGCATCGATGTCGAGGCACCACCGACTGTGGTCGACTGAGGATTCGGTGCCGATGCTCCAGAGCTCTCCACACCATCTTCCAACTTCGCAAGCAGCTCAGGTATCCTCACCTCTAGAAAACTACGCCTGCAGTGAAACAAGACCTGCAGGTCTTCATCCGACCCTATCACGAAAGTCTCATATCTCACACCAGTTGACACAACGGCAATAGGAATCTtgtaaaataacttttttacccACTTTGTCCCACAGGTACCGAGCTTCCGTAATATGCTTAGCTTAATCTCTGCCAATGTACTCGACGATCGGATAAAAATACTAAGTGGTTCTCTATCTGTGAATTTCACACCatgccttttgctcttttgaatttttccagAGCAGTGAACCAAAGCTACAAAACTATCCTCCCCCTCCATTTGTGAATAACACTCTACCTCTCCATATTTGGCCCCTCCATGGTTTATATAGGCAGTCCCATTCAGACATGCTTAACGTAAACCGCTATAGGCTCTAGCGGTTTACTATCACACACGAACACACATAAACCGCGGCAGGTACCAGCGGTTTATGACCAACCCATTTTGCACGTAAACTGCGGCTGGTTGTAGCGGTTTCTGTTCacctgtaaaccgctactgccaatAGCAGTTTATATAGATACGTGAATCAATGTATTTGCGTAATATTGAGGGTGAAACAATTTATTTAAGTGAATCGcccatatttatatatttttatatttatatttattcatATTTTGACAAGCTCTTGTGTGTTACAATATCTATCAaagttaactttaattttttattttttttgtttcaaagcAACAGCTTTCAACATTAATTaatcatcataaaaaaatataaaattaaaatgaatattcAATGCTTTGAATATTTTCTCCTCCGTTATAATGGGTTCTAGATTCATCAACCGCCAAATAAGGAATGAAAATATATATGATTTTCTTAAGTTGACTACATTTTATTTAGAATGACTAGATTGAACTTTGAAGataagagaaatttttttttaaattgaggaaattaaaaagtgattaaataaaattaattattattaaatttataatttttattatatatgaattttattattatcttaatttcaaaataattaattctaatcttatttttttattaatctctTTATTTTAGAGGATTTTGATCCAAGATATACAGGGGCCATTCTATCTAAGTATTGGAGTGATTATAAATTGAAGTTTGAATGTAACAAAATTTTCAATCTGAATGCGTATAACTGGATGTGTCTTCCATGAAATTTACGTGGTAGGAAAAATTCaagcatttattttttttctttctttctttctagaTTTTGAATGTTCTCTTTTTCTCAATGCAGGAAACTTATTGTTTATCGCAGAAGTCCATGATTATGATAGTCAGCATTATTAGATCAACTAAACATTGAAAAAttaatcaaaaccaagaccaaaaagttggccaaattttttttatttgaaaaaaataaattggctTTCACACCTTCGGCTTATAATTCAACCTTGTTATTTGTCAGTAACAAGACTTCATATTTCAAGAATTAAGATGACatttttattgtctacctatattttttttttatattttttttttgtcttactaGAAGCATAtagtaaatattttattcttatgcTTTGTGATCTTAGTAGTTTTCAATGACAATGATTTCTgtgttaataatatttataatttcagACTTTGGTTTTTTCAAACCCCTTTAATCAGATATTACCTTGGACGGCTGTAACAAGAATATAGCAAATATAATCTGTgttatatttttaagaattattcAAACTTGCATATTAGGTGTTTGAGATTTGTTTTCACTCACTCATGATGAAGTCCTTTGGTACCTCTCCTAGGAAATGCTTTTCAAGTTCCAACTCTGACGATAGCTTTGAATCCACCATAACAAGTAAGAATCAACTATCATTATTCCTTGGTAACCCTCATCACATCAATAAATACTCACCATCAAATTGATCAATTGATTGGGTTCTCTTTCATTTTCAAATTGCAGACAAAGAAAGTGTAGAGAGTGGCACAAGAAAAAAAGGCAGCAGTTTTGCATCTAGAATTCATGAACATGGTAATTCATATGCACTTAATTTACTCTTTCTTGTTTACTGAGCTGACTCCTTTCCCTCGTCATTGGATGAGGTAGTCCTAGATCGATCCTTTCCAATGATAGAGGGAGCGAGTCAGTTCTTTGTCCCAAAAAGAGTGTTATGATAAGCGAAGATATCTTCTATTTAGCATTTGACCAtaaacttttcatataatatgtTATGTGGAATCGCAGTAAAACTTGGTTCAAAACTATCTGAGACTTTAAAGGGAAAGTTGAATTTGGGAAAAAAGATTATACAAAAAGGTGGGAGAGGGAACATTTTTAAGTACATTTTTGGGATGCAAGAAGATGAGAAACTCTTGAAGGCTTCTCAGTGCTATTTATACACCACAGCTGGTCCTATTGCTGGGGTTCTATTTGTTTCCACCAAAAAGGTTGCATTTTGCAGTGAAAATCACAtaactttttcttcttcatctggaGAGTTAGTTAGTGCACCTTACAAGGTAAAGTCTTCATAcagttaaaactaaaaaatatagaaaattttgTGTATGTTACttagattatttctttatcaataataggcttactattgtaattattttttagttagagtacataaaaagtacatagtatataaggtgtaataactcaacaaatattttttaagggaatttttcattctcttcaacaaTGAGAAAAACTTATTTCTCTCTGAAGGCTGCTTACGTTTCCGAGTAGACCGCCGGAGATTCTGGACACCTCCACCGGAGATTCTGGGCACCTCCACCGGAAGCACCTCCAAAGGAGAGACTCAAATTTAGCGGGACTTCCGCCATAAGTAAAAATTTAGCGGAGAGAAATAAGTTTTTCTCAttgttgaagagaatgaaaaatccccttagaaaatatttgttgagttattacaccttatatactatgtactctttatgtactctaactaaaaaataatttacctTATGACGGAAGTTCTGCTAAATTTGAGTCTCTCCCTTGGAGATGCTTACGGTGGAGGTGTCCAGAATCTTCGGCGGTCCACTCGGAAACGTAAGCAGCCTCAATGAGAATGAAAAATCcccttaaaaaatatttgttgagttattacaccttatatactatatactctttatgtactctaactaaaaaataatttacctGATGGCGGAAGTCAATTTGAGTCTCTTCCTTGGAGGTGCTTCCGGTGGAGGTGCCTAATTTACCTGATGGCGGAAGTCAATTTGAATCTCTTCCTTGGAGGTGCTTCCGGTGGAGGTGCCTAGAATCTTGGGCGGTCTACTCAGAAACCTAAGCAGCCTTCAGGAAGAGAAATAAGTTTTTCTCATTattgaagagaatgaaaaattttcttagaaaatatttgttgaattattccagcttatatactatgtactctttatgtactctaattaaaaaataattacaataataaacttattattgataaagaaataatctagaTAATAGTGTAAAAATTGATTGattgatttatttatattaaaggGTGTTCTATTTACAGGTTTTGATACCAGtacaaaagatcagagaagtAAATGAAAGCCAGAATGTGAACAAGTTAAAGCAGAAGTACATAGAAATAGTTACTGAAGATGAGTATGAATTTTGGTTTATGGGATTTTTGAGGTATAAAAAAGCTTTAAAGAATCTCCATAAAGCAATTTCTAATACAAATTAATcacagaaaaaagaaaatttattgaTTGTAATACATCAAGTAGTTTTGTCACATTAGATTTGATGAGattgaaaagttttttttttgtatgaccATTTTTTGTAGCTTTAGTATTAATATAATCTGTGTTCtgtcttttttcctttctttgaaGCAAAAAATGTGTATAAACTTAAAGGAGCCAAAATAGTGATACTAGTTGAAATATGAATTGTTTATAATTTGTGTTGTTGTAAAAGATGCATACCAACCGTTTGATTATTTTCCACAATGAAAAGAGAAGGTTTGGGAAGTTAACATAGGTGGATTTCGATCTGAGTTTGATTACACATCAATTTGTTCAATTTTGTGCcttttgagctattactcattgacaAAAATTTGgagagtctatgccatttgagctattattcaTTGGCAATGCACATCATTGTTTACACCGAGACAAAACATACAAATTTATATTTTGCATAACATTAAAATATCAAACAGTATGTattaaaatcaactactaaaattaattattaatataaaatatatattaaaataaaaaatatatgttaaaaataaattaaacaaatacataataattgattttgataaCTAATAACATCTTCGTAAAACTATTTATTCAAGGCGGAGCCTTTTACATGTGAAGAGACTCAGAGccgattttattattctttctttcGCATTGGTTTAGTTGGGCTCAATTCGGTTTGATAGCTTAATTAATTAAGCCTTCTTGAACATGACCTTGAAAGTTGGAACCTGATCACTGAGAGCCAAGTGCTTGGTGCCATCAGAATCAGTGAAAATGCCAAGAGCTCTGCACAGAGTGGAGCAGTTACATACAGAAGGACAGAAAGAGAGGTTATAATCTTTGCCGTCCTTCTCAATCTTGAACCAGTTGACAACGGTGTTGACGCCAGGGTTTCCGGCAACGCCGTCGGTGCTTATGAACCACACGCCGCTCAGCACCTTGAGAAGCCTCCAGACGGATGACTCCTTGCACTTTGGTGCTGACGTGGACTTGATGTTGAGATCCGTGGAAGTTAGAATAACGCCATCTTTGTTGGGAGTGGAAGGCGTGAAGGTGAATGGTGTGCCACGTGTCACTTCGAGCTTGTCTTGCAAGACGTAGATTGGGCACGTGCTGTTCACGCTGCTTCCGACGGTTAAGCCACCGCCTCTGCCTCTGAGAACTGGCAGAATGAAGTATTTGACTCCACTTCTGAGTTTCTGACCTGTTACGTCCAGAACTGGTTCCGCTGCTGATGCTGCCATGCCTATTATCATGGCAAAGCATATCATTGCTGCTATCACTGATGATGAGgacttcatttttgttttgagGGTGATATAAGAGAAGTGGTGTTTGTGTTATGAGAGTTGTGATGAGAAATAATGGTGTATTTATAGGGTTTTGTGGGGGGAACAAGGTGATGTGGCTAGCCATATATAGTAGTGATCAAGTTGTTCAAAtggatattatttttgttaggttTGGCGTGTGAAGCGACGACAGGagtcttctctcttctctctctgtcatGTGATATATATGTTTTCTTATGTTATAAGATTGATCATGTGTATATTAATGCATGGAGTTTTGGTTTAATTTTCGAGTAGAAACTAGAAAGAGAATGGTAGGTGAGGGAAGCAGCCAGTAATGGGAACGGGACTCCAGAAATCAGGTGCCCCTTCCTCTTCTCATGTTTTCCCATCTCCGTTAATCAGAAAAATGTTTTCTAGATACAGTTAATACTCAAATTAAactgattttaaaaagatgtttcgatctctatttttatttttaaaaaattaaattagttaaaatagtttaaaaattacaaaaattagtagcattaattaatttttctatcATCTTCATAGCTGACGTTAAGTGACAAAATTATTTATGGTTAAAATTGAATTAGGATTTCAGTATTTAGAGTTTGATTTGAGTTAGTTTTATAAATTTATctgattaattagtattaatatgATATTGTTAGGGATgtgttatgttattatttaagGACTCACATCAGCAAGAGTTAACCACATCGGTAATGGAGATAAGGAAAAGATTAACGCCACTAATTCTAGTAAataggaaattattttaattatggactaatttttgaaaaccaaaataagaTCGAAataaatttgactattaactctttttagttatttaaaaaaattaatcaacaaCTAACTTTTTTATCAGTATGTAACATATTAATTAGGATtgatttttgtaaataaaaaagaatttcatGTGAgaagaattttatttaataaataaagttcTCAACTCATCAACTTAAATTAATTAGAGtgtaataaaatttgaatataggtagcttttccttttttttttaattcttttgggTAAGTTTTAAGGAATGAACAACATAGAATTTAGACGCTTTTTAtacatttaatttgttgaaaacTTACATCCGAAGTAATTTCTCCTTTTGGgaaattttctttttgttcctcGACAACAGTGAAACCAGTTTTGAGCACATTACTCCTATAGGCTATAGTTATACTACaaacaaaataattgaattaatattAATCATGTGATGACCACCATGATTAGAAGGTACGTACTAACTAATGACATTTTATAAACGTGGGAAGGAAATGGTTGGCGAAAATGGTTTTATCAGTCTAATAATGGTTTAGCTAGGTacacaacaaaaaatttaaacaacGTGAATAAAGAGTTGGAAATTTGATCtaataaagttaaaaaaattattccacccaaattattcaattaaaaaattttattcaataataaaaaaatttaaccattTATTATATCTTAATTTATCAAAACATCAGCTTTTTCCCAAACCCTCTATCGTCGCTGTCGTCGTTTGATCTCCAATAAACTCCATCGTTATCGTTGGGATCCTCCTCACCGCTAGTTCGTCAACAAAGACTTTTATAATTGGCGTTGCTCTCCTCCAGACTGAAAACGAACGGCGCCGTCGGGCTCCTTCTCGCCATCGTTGTTTGGTTTGCCACGCACCGTCACCGGCGTCACTCACTCCTATTGAAAATTGAATAGCCatccacttaaggataaaaataatcatccgtatatctagtgaattgaacatttagtatattttgtatataattaaACCCAATCCAATCAAATAAACATCcacataattattaaaataactatctgcatacctactaaaatgactaTCCGATCCTGAACTAGCCATAATTGAATACCAAAACTTGGACTCAAGGAAGTGGCGAACGAACGGACGGAACTCATCGGAGTCTCCAATGGGGAGAGTGGCATCGTCGTAGAGTTCCTGAAGTTCGGAATCAACCTGAGAGAAAAGGAAGCTGATGAGGAGGTTAAGCATGTAGATTTTGAGGCCGTAGGAGACGATGTAAAAATTTTCGATCAAGTATACGTGTAGAATGTAGATACAAGCGATGATCAAGGAACCAATCCAGCATGTGTGGCGTGGTCTTGTCGAGGAAATGTTGGTACTGTCGCGACACCGTAAATTTTTATCGCAATATGGCACCATCCGTTGAGAAATAGTCGACGGAGGTGGAAGAGATCGACGCCGGTGAGGGATACAAAACAACGTCACTA
Encoded here:
- the LOC112751515 gene encoding putative GEM-like protein 8 — protein: MMKSFGTSPRKCFSSSNSDDSFESTITNKESVESGTRKKGSSFASRIHEHVKLGSKLSETLKGKLNLGKKIIQKGGRGNIFKYIFGMQEDEKLLKASQCYLYTTAGPIAGVLFVSTKKVAFCSENHITFSSSSGELVSAPYKVLIPVQKIREVNESQNVNKLKQKYIEIVTEDEYEFWFMGFLRYKKALKNLHKAISNTN
- the LOC112751514 gene encoding kunitz trypsin inhibitor 5-like; protein product: MKSSSSVIAAMICFAMIIGMAASAAEPVLDVTGQKLRSGVKYFILPVLRGRGGGLTVGSSVNSTCPIYVLQDKLEVTRGTPFTFTPSTPNKDGVILTSTDLNIKSTSAPKCKESSVWRLLKVLSGVWFISTDGVAGNPGVNTVVNWFKIEKDGKDYNLSFCPSVCNCSTLCRALGIFTDSDGTKHLALSDQVPTFKVMFKKA